TTTGTATATCGGGTTAGCTTTTACAGTAATCTGGATCCTGATTTATTATTTCCTGCTTAAATAGCGGTAAAATCATTACCGGAATTAACACGGGTTGTTTTAAAATTAAAACGGCTACCTTCCTTCTGAAACTGTTTTAACTGCCCTTCCCCGTTATGCCATCCCCTATTTTCCAGTCATATTTTTTTGACTAATTGACTGGCTTTTCATTTATACCGAACTTTGCTGTTCATCTTATCAATCAACATCCGGATAGTTTATACCGAAAAGCAGTCCCAATCAATAGCTACATGAAACCTTTTTTAATCTTAATAATCCTGCTTGCCAACTTTGGTTGTCAGTCACAAACCAATAAAAAAATGAACGAAAACAACAACAGTAATCCGCTTTTGTGTAATCCGGAAACCGGTGTTTGTGAAATACCCAGCAGCACACAACAGCAGCACAATGGTTATGCACCGGAGCAGCAAAAACCGGTAAAAATCATTTATTTCACGGATCCTATCTGTTCTTCCTGCTGGGGTATTGAGCCGCAATTGAGAAAACTCAAACTGGAATACGGAAACAATATTGAAATCGAATACCGGATGGGCGGTCTTTTGCCCGACTGGAACTATAACAGCGGCGGTATCAGCAAACCATCGGATGTAGCGCATCACTGGGATGAAGTCAGCGCGTATTATGACATGCCGATTGACGGAAATGTATGGCTGGAAGATCCGCTAAACTCTTCTTATCCGCCGTCTATTGCTTTTAAGGCAGCCCAAATGCAGGATGAACAGAAAGCTGTTGCCTTCATGAGAAAAATCAGGGAAATGGTCTTTCTGGAAAAGAAAAACATCACAAAATGGGAACACATCAGCAAAGCTGCTACCGAAACCGGATTGAACACCGTACAGCTCAAAACAGACTATGAAAACAAAGCAAAAGAACTGTTTCAGGCAGATCTGGAACTGGCCAGACGACTTGGCGTCAGAGGATTTCCGACCTTGTTTTTTATGGACAGCTCAAACAATCCGCAAACGGTATACGGTTTTAAGCCCTATACAGCATTTGAAGCCGCAGTACTGAAAGCTTTTCCAAAGGCAGCGAAAATGAATTATGATACTACCTGGACCGGTTTATTCGGCAAATACCCCACACTGACAACCCGGGAATTTTCGGAACTGTCCGGATCATCAAAAACAGAAAGCGAAACGCTATTGCAAAAGCTGACTAATGAAGGGACGTTAAATAAGATCGTCACTAAAAACGGAAATCTCTGGATAATCAATAATACCAATCGCTAAAAAAAATTCCCCGTTAAGATATTCAGCATACCGGACGCACCACATTCAGAACCGGATTATCCACTAAATACCAACAATTTAACAGGTTTCCTAAAAACTATTTTCAGCAACCGATAATTATAGTATCTTTGCGCACTATTATAAAAGCCATTCCAATAACGAATGGTTTTTTATTTTGTCACTTATGAACATGAAAAAAATTGTTGAGTACAGAAAGTTACTTGACGTTACCAAAAC
This region of Flavobacterium inviolabile genomic DNA includes:
- a CDS encoding ClpXP adapter SpxH family protein yields the protein MNENNNSNPLLCNPETGVCEIPSSTQQQHNGYAPEQQKPVKIIYFTDPICSSCWGIEPQLRKLKLEYGNNIEIEYRMGGLLPDWNYNSGGISKPSDVAHHWDEVSAYYDMPIDGNVWLEDPLNSSYPPSIAFKAAQMQDEQKAVAFMRKIREMVFLEKKNITKWEHISKAATETGLNTVQLKTDYENKAKELFQADLELARRLGVRGFPTLFFMDSSNNPQTVYGFKPYTAFEAAVLKAFPKAAKMNYDTTWTGLFGKYPTLTTREFSELSGSSKTESETLLQKLTNEGTLNKIVTKNGNLWIINNTNR